ACAAGCTGGCTCCTGTTAATTGTTCAAATTTGTCTTGAACATCTAATGGTAACGGTGCGGAACCACTCGTACATACTTTAACTGATGATAAATGGTATTTTTTAACATCAGGATGGTTAATTAAACCGATATACATCGTAGGTGCCCCAGGAAAAATAGTAATTTTTTGTGATTGTATCGTCTTTAATGTTTGTTCCGCATCAAATCTCGGTAGAATAACCATCTTTGAGCGAGCCATCACAGAATAATTCATTCCTACTGTCATGCCGTAGACGTGGAAAAAAGGAAGGACACAGAGTACAACCTCATTGCGGTAATCAAGTTTATACATCCATTTAATACATTGTGTCGTATTGGCCACAAGATTATTATGTGTGAGCATCACACCTTTTGCCACACCTGTAGTCCCGCCTGTATATTGTAAAAGAGCTAAATCTTTTTTTGGTTCAATATTAACTGGGATTAATTCGTTGTTAGCTTGTTTCAACAGATTTTTAAATGAATGAGTATAAGCAGTGTAATGAATGTTTGGCTTACGTTTCGTCATCTTATTTCGTTTAAGTGGATATATCATGTTTTTAGGAAAAGGTAAATAGTCATTCATTTTTGTGACAATAATGTGTTCAATAGCTGTATTCGATTTCACATTAATGACTCGTTCATAAACAAGGTCAAGACAAACAATCACTTTAGCACCAGAGTCAATAAGTTGATGTTCTAGTTCCCGTTCAACATATATGGGATTTGTCTGTACCACGACCCCTCCAGCTAATAGAGTCCCGTAATAGCTAATAACCGATTGCGGTGTATTAGCAAGCATTAGTGCCACCCGATCACCTTTTGTGACACCTAATGAATGCAAGCTATTGGCAAACCTCAGTGACGCTTCATATACCTCATTAAAAGTCATTTCTTTCCCCATAAAATAAAGTAATATTTTATCCGGCTCCTCTTCAGCGCCTTCTTTTAAATAATCTTGAAGCGGCTTATCATCGTAATGAATCTGTTTCGGAATAACATCCGGATACTGAGATAGCCAAGGCTTTTCGCTAACAGTTCCCATTTGAAACCTCCTAGTAACCCCTTTTTTCAAATGAGACATGCCTTCTCTCGTCACGATCAATGAGACAAAACGAACCTTAAATCAGTGGATTTTCGTTCCTTTCCCACTGATTGGTAGTTGAGTGAATTAGGACATTAGCGTCCGATATCTGTGCTACATAGAGACAGTAATACCTCTAAAAATACGCTAGTTAGAATGGTTTTCAGCTTTCTTTTTCTCCTCTTCTACAAGAACACGACGCAATATTTTACCGACCATCGTTTTAGGCAGTTCCTCTCTAAATTCATAATATTGAGGAACTTTGTAAGAGGCTAAATGCTGCCTAGCAAAGTGATCGAGCGCCTCTTCTGTCACGTTCTCCCCTTCCTTTGTTACAACAAATGCTTTTACCGTCTCCCCACGGTAAGGATCAGGAATACCGATTGCACAGACTTCTTGTATACTGTCATGTTCATAAAGAACTTCTTCAATTTCACGTGGATAAATGTTAAAACCACCTGCAATGATAAGATCTTTTTTGCGATCGACGATATAGAAAAAACCATCTTCATCCATATAGCCCATATCTCCAGTTAGAAACCATTCCCCTCGAAATGCAGCTTGGGTCTCTTCTGGACGCTTCCAATAGCCTTTCATGACTTGAGGCCCCTTAATGACAAGCTCACCAATTTCCTTCGGTTTCGCAACTTCCCCTGTTTCTGCCGATAGCACTGCCACATCTGTATCTGGCCATGGCAAACCAATAGATCCTTGTTTTCGTTCTCCCCACAGCAAGTTAGACACTGCCACAGGGGATGTTTCCGTTAAACCGTAACCTTCCACCAACCGTCCATTTGTCACTTCTTCAAACGTCGTCTGCACTTCTAAAGGTAACGGGGCAGATCCACTTATACATGCTTTAATTGAAGAAAGATTGAATGTTTTAATATCAGGATGATTTAACAGTCCAATATACATTGTTGGAGCACCAGGATAGAGGGTCGCCTTGTGCTTTTCAATCGCTTTTAAAATCCCCTTAGCATCAAATTTTGGAATGATGATCATTTTAAAAGCCATTCTAATACTTAAATTCATGACAGTTGTCATACCATACACATGGAAAAAAGGTAAGGCCGCAAGAACGACCTCCTCTCCAGGTACTAATTTATACATCCATTCTTCGCATTGCTGAGTGTTTACAGTTAAGTTGTAATGTGTGAGCATAACCCCTTTAGCAGGCCCTGTAGTCCCGCCCGTATATTGTAGCAGTGCCAAATCTTCTATCGGATCGATATCGATAGGAATTTCTCGTACTTCGCCCCGTTTGAGTAAGTGAGCAAACGAATGCAAGTGATCGTTATACACCACTTCCACTTTTAATCCCGTATTTCTCTTTTGAATAAAAGGATAAATCATATTTTTAGGAAAAGGTAGAAAATCTTTAATGGCTGTGACAATGATATGCTCCAAATTTGTTTTATCTTGAATCTTGGCGACACGAGGGTAAACAAGGTCGAGACAAATCATTACTTTTGCCCCTGCATCATTCATCTGATGCTCTATCTCTCTCTCTACATATAACGGGTTTGTTTCTACGACAATAGCTCCTGCAAATAGTGCTCCATAATAAGAAATAACTGCCTGCGGACTGTTTGCTAACATAATAGCCACTCGATCCCCTTTTCTTACACCAAGTGCCCTTAATTGATCCGCTAGTTTCAATGCATTGTCACAAACTTCCTTGTACGTCATTTCCTTACCCATAAAGTGAAAAGCAGCTTTATCAGGAAAATTCACCGCAGCCCGCTTCAAATAGCTTTGTAATGTGGCAATTTCATAATTTATCGACGCGGGAATGTTTTCCGGATAATGTCTCAACCATGGCTTTTCCGTTATTGTTTCCATCGCACAACCTCCCTTGGTCTTTATCCTCTCCTTCAGTCAATGATTGTCGATGAAAAAAGCACAAACGGTCTCCAACTAATTATCTGTCACCGCTGTTCTCATCTAAGGCATTCTTCTCTCTTACATCCATTGTAATGAAAACGCATTCAAATTAAAACATATTTGTTAAAACTTTATGAACTTTTAATCGCTAATATGATAATCTAAACTATCTATCACCTGTCTTCCCCTCACTATGGTTTTATTTCCATGTAAGTTTGGTGAGCAATAAATGAGCGAAACAAGGCATAAAACGAACCTTTAATCCTCTTCTCACACTGATTGGTCGTTGAGTGAATTAGGACATGGGTCCGATAGCCGTGAAACATGATTATTCTCAGAACTGACGTTAGAAATCGTCTATTATGCTAGGCAAACAAAAGAAGCGGCTCTTTAAAGAGAACGCTCCTGTTCTTTTATTTAGAAGAAAATTAAGAATATAACCCCTGCAACCATAAACCCCGCACATAGTCCTATGAGGACCTTCCAAAGTGTTTCCATACTTTTGCTCCTTTTTCATGCCCTTACTTAATAGTTGCTCCAATGATAAAAGATAACGAGACCGATAAGACAAACGATATGAGACCAACTGCTTTATTATTATTCTTTAACTCATCGTCTACTTTGAATCCAGGTGTGAGAAATTCAAAAATAAAATAAACGAATAATAAAAGAATAAATCCATAGGCACCCCAACCGAGCATTTCCAAAACAGTATCATTCGCTATGATCGAGTGTTGAAAAACGTTTGCAACACCGAACGTTTTTCCTGCGGTAGCCAAAGCCACCGCAAGATTTCCTTTTTTGACTTCGCCCCAAGTACTGTAAGTCGTTACCCACTCAAAAATCGAGAGGGCGATGATAATACTAATAACCACAATGCTATATACACCAGCAGTATAAACGTATTCATGTGTAAAAAAGGATTTCATCTCTTCATCCTCCCCATTATTTGAGTGACACGACGGTCACGCCGGATCCGCCTTCTCCCTGTGTCCCTAATCGTGTATCTTCTACATTCCGATGACTTTTCAATAGTTCTTGAACACCCTTCCTTAAAGCCCCTGTTCCTTTACCATGAATAATGGATACTTGATGGTAACCTGCTAAGACAGCATCATCAAGATATTTTTCTACTTCCAGCATGGCATTTTCATACCGTTCTCCCCGCAAGTCTAGTTCTGTTTTCACATGTGCTTCTCTACCTCGAATCGTTGCTAGTGGTTTAGTTTCCACAGCTTTTGGACGGTTAATATAAAGAAGATCTTCTTTTCTCACTTTCATTTTCATCATACCAAGTTGCACGTAATATTCTTTATCATTTACTTTATCAACGATATGACCTTTTTGGTCGAAGCTTACTACTTTCACTTCATCACCTGGAATTAACTTATCTACATCAGGATTATGTTTTATAGGTACAGGCTTTTTCTTTTGTGTAGTTAAAGACGGTTCTGCCATTTCTAATCGTTTTTTAGCATTTATTAACTCATGATCTTTGACAGCAGGATTATGTTTCTGAATTTCCCTTAATTCCTCAATAATCTGTTCCGCTTCTTCTTTTGCTTTCTTTATAGAATCAGCTGCTTTGTCTTCAGCAGTTTGAAGCACTTTCTGCTTTTCTTCTTCAAATTTTTCCATCTCCTGAGCAAGCTCATGATGAATTTGTTCTGCTTCTTTTCTTAGTCGCTCTGCCTCTTCCATCTCTTTCTCAGCCAATTTCCGACTATCCTCAAGTGATGAAATCATGTTTTCTACTTTATTAGAGTCTGTTGTAATGTGACTTTTAGCTCCTTCAATGATATGGTCACTCAAACCTAATCGTCTGCTAATGGCAAAAGCATTACTCCTACCAGGAACACCGATGAGAAGGCGATACGTCGGTCTTAATGTATCCACATCAAACTCGACACTCGCATTCTTAACTCCTTCTCGATTATAAGCGTAACCTTTTAATTCACTGTAATGGGTCGTAGCTATAACTTTGGCTCCTACACTGTATACGCGATCTAATATTGAAATAGCGAGTGCAGCTCCTTCTGTAGGGTCCGTCCCCGCACCAAGCTCATCGAAAAGAACGAGTGATTGGAAATCCACTTCTTCCATAATGTTAACGATGTTAGTCATATGCGAGGAAAACGTACTTAAGCTCTGTTCAATTGACTGTTCGTCCCCAATATCCGCAAAGATCTTCTGAAAAATAGCGGCTTCTGATCCTTCTTCACAGGGAATATGAAGGCCTGACTGAACCATTAATGTTAAAAGACCGACCGTTTTTAGTGTGACGGTTTTTCCGCCTGTATTAGGACCAGTAATAACGAGTGAGGAAAATTCCCCACCAAGTTCTATATCAATCGGAACGATTTCATCTTCGGGAATAAGCGGGTGCCGAGCTTTGTCCATTTTAATAAAGCCTTCAGTATTTAATTTTGGCTCAATCGCTTTAATTGAATGGCTATATAACGCTTTGGCAAACATAAAGTCCACTTCCGTCATCACACTAACATTCATTGTTAAAGTGTCAACTTCTACACTTACTTGCCCCGATAAAACGTGCAGAATCCGCTGTATTTCTTGATTTTCCTTCATTCTACTTTCTCGTAGCTGGTTGTTCATTTGCACCACAGATTCTGGTTCCACAAACAGTGTAGCGCCTGAGGCTGACTGGTCATGTACCATTCCACCAAAATGACCTCTGTATTCAGCTTTAACTGGAATAACGTAACGATCATTTCTTATCGTAATAATAGCGTCAGAAAGCATTTTTCGTCCACTAGAAGAGCGTGTGATGCTTTCAAGTTTAGATCTTATGCCTGATTCATAGGAGCGAATCTGTTGACGTATTGACCTTAAAGCAGGACTAGCAGAATCGAGTACACCGCCATTTTCATCAATCGCCTGATTAATGTCCCTTTCAAGCTCTGCTAATAGCACAATATCCTTTACGAGCTCAGGCAAAATCTTAATATCAACGCCTTCTTCTACAAGTGTTTCCACAAAACGTTTAAAGCGACGGCTACTGTATATGGTCGAAGATATATCAAGTAATTCATGTTCGCTTAGTAATCCACCGATATTCGCTCTTTTCAACGATTCACGAATATCTCTCAGCCCACCTAAAGGCACTTGTCCTTTTAATCGAATCACTTTTGCACCTTCTTGGGTACGAGCTTGTGCCTCTTTGATTGCGGTAAAATCAAATGAAGGAAGCAACTCTTTGACACGTTGTTTACCTAAAGAAGAACTTGCAAACTCGAGGAGCTGCTTTTTCATTTTATCGTATTCTAAAATGCGACTAACCTTGTTGATCACAAGGGTCACCTCCAGTTATTCCTGTCTTTTTTCTCTTATGAACTTACTAAACCTTTCAGCACTCCACGTATTAACGACCGTTTCGTCTGTTAGCCATCCACGACGAGCTGTCTTCACCCCAATTGACATATGATCAAGCATATCAAATCTGTGTGCATCTGTATTAATGCAAATTTTCACACCAGACTCCTGTGCTTTTTTTAACCTATCAGCTGATAGGTCAAGCCTATTTGGGTTTGCATTTAACTCGAGAATCGTTTGTGTCTCAGCCGCCAGTTCGAATAAGCGGTTCATATTTACAGGGTAGCCGTCTCTTCGTCCAATTAATCTTCCTGTAGGATGAGCAATCATACTAACATATGGATTACGGCAGGCCGCTTCTAAACGTTTCATAATCATTTCTTCGTCCTGACTAAATGCCGAATGGATAGAAGCAATAACAAAATCGATCTCTTTCAGTACATCATCCCTATAATCTAATGTCCCATCAGGTAAAATATCCATTTCAATCCCGGTGAAAACAGTAAATGAATCCTGTTTGTCATTAATGGCACGCACCTCGGCATGTTGGCGCTTTAACCTTTCGACTGTGAGACCGTTCGCTACTTTTAGATACTGAGAATGGTCTGTGATCGCCATGTACTCATATCCCTTTTTCTGGCATGCTGCTACCATCTCTTCAATGGATTGAGCCCCGTCACTCCACGTCGTATGCATGTGAAGATCCCCTTTGATGGCGTCTTCGTTGATCAGTTTATCAGCTTGGACGGCTTTTTCTAATTCTCCCATTCCCTCACGAATTTCAGGGGGAATAAAAGGTAAATTAAAATGGTTAAAAAACGCTGTTTCAGTAGTGAAATGGTGCACCTTGTCAGTTCCCTCTTCCTCTACACCATACTCACTTATTTTTTCCCCTCGTTCTTTTGCTCGTTGACGCATTAATACGTTATGATCCTTTGAACCAGTGAAATGATGGAGTGTTGTAGCAAACGACTCATCTTTAACCATTCTAAAATCAACTGGGACAATGATTTCCCCATAAGTAAGTTCCACACTGACTTTCGTTTCGCCATGACCGATTATTTCAGTCACATGGGGCATAGCAACTAATTCTTCACCTACATTGAGCGGATCGTCTGTGGAAATAATGAAATCAAGATCTTTAACTGTTTCTCTTCCCCTTCTAAAGCTTCCGGCTAATTCAAAACGCTCGACTGCTTCAATACTAGCAAGACGCTTTTTTAAGTCCTCCGCTGCAGGAAGTACTTGTGCAATTGTGAGACGTTCTGGACGTTTACCTAAGTCAGCAAGTGCTGCAAGTATTTTTTCTTCTGATTTAACTCCGAATCCAGCCAAATCTCTCACTTGCTTTTCTTCACATACTTTCTTTAAAGATTCAGCATCTATAACACCTAATTGTTGATAAAGCTTGCCTATTTTTTTCCCACCAAGACCTTGTAGCTTCAACAACGGCAGTAAGCCATCAGGAAGTTCCTCTGCTAATTCGGTTAATAACGCTGTTTCACCCGTTTCTTTTAAATCTTTAATGATAGCGGCTGTCCCTTTTCCAATTCCATTTAAAGTTGATGGGTCTTCAATCTCATCAAGCGTACGTTCATCACGCTCTAACGCTTGGGCTGCTTTTCGATATGCAGAGACTCGAAAAGCATTCTCCCCTTTTATCTCTAAGTAGACGGCAATTTGCTCTAATGCATTCAGCACGTCTTTTTTATTCATCAACGACATTCCTTTCACCTCTTAACATAGTCACAGTTCAGTTTACTTCTTCATCATAGCCAATCCGTGCGACTATTCGCAAGTAGAATAGATCACTTGGAGAAATCTCATATTTTAAAACAGCAATAAAGCTTTCCATCGATGACGGAAAGCTAATCGTGACTACCCTGTATCCACAATTCTTTTAGTTGGTTAGAAATGATTGGCGTATAATCTAAGATCATTTGAGCAAATGATGAGTTTTGTAGCATCGCCTGTATCATATCGATTTGTATAAGGGCTGCTAAATGAAGGAGAATCACAATAATAATTAAGCCTTCTAAAAAGCCAAGCAAACCGCCGAGCCAACCGTTTAACATATTTAGAATTGGCAGGTGGGCGATAAAATCAAACAAAGAGGCTACGATCTGCATTATAATTTTTGCTATGATAAACAAGATAACAAATGCAATACCGTTGTAATAGACCATCTCAACATTGAAGGCTTCAACAAGAAGCGTCAGCCCTGAATTGTCTGATAATTGTGGGAAAGGAACCCACAGCCTAATATAATGAGCCACTTCTTCGTAATATAAATAAGCAACTACAAAAGAAATAATTAGCCCGCCAATATGTAAAATTTGCAAAATTAGCCCGCGACGGAATCCAATAAAAAAACTAATAATTAAAGCAAGAAACAGTATGACACTAAGCATCGTCTTTAGTCCTCGTCTTTCTTTTCATCTTCCATTTTTTTTAATATGGATAAATAATCGTTACCGATATTTACTGCTGTTAATACAGCTAATTTAGTAGAATCTAAATATGGATTGTGGTGTTTAAGCTCTTTCATTTTTGTATCAATGAGGGCTGCTACCTCCTGGATATGTTCAGAGCTTTCATCACCGACGATGGTGTAAGGCTGATTATAAATTGTCACATTGGTTCGATTTTTCTCACGTTCTTCTCCCACCAATTAAGCCCCCGTTCGTCATAGAAATCCTATCATATATCATAACACGTCAGTCAAAGGTTGAAAATATAAATTAAATCTGCTTAAGTAATGAAATAAAGCTGTAAATTGTCTATACTTAAGAAAACTTCCTGATTTGCTCGCGTATGAGTCATTTCAAAGCACGTTTTACAATAACCTCAATGTCGAAACATTGTCACTTTATTTAAATGAAAGGCGGACATTTCATGAGTTATGAAGTCATTAACGTTTCAAGAAAAAAATTGGAAGAAATGAAAGCTCACTATCGTTCATCTTTGAAAGCAACAGCCCCTCAAGGAGCTATTTTTAGTGCTAAAACAGTCGGTTGTCATGTGACCGCCTATCAGTCTGGAAAGGTTCTATTTCAAGGTAAAGAGGCTTCTAAAGAAGCTGTCCAATGGCAAAATGAGTTATCAGCACATAACCAATCACTAGCAACATCTACTACTCAAAAAAAACACGTGGATAACCATAGCTATTATCCCCCTAATAATCTAGAAGAACTCACGATCCTCGGTAGTGATGAGACAGGAACTGGTGATTATTTTGGACCTATGACCGTTGCTTGTGCCCATTTAACAGCTGAACAAATAAAGATAATTGACAGTTGGGGGGTACGCGACTCAAAGACAATCAAAGACGCTGATATCCGATATTTAGCTCCAAAACTATTGAAAGAATGCACCTATAGTTTACTTGTTTTAAAAAATGATAAGTACAATGAGATGCAGGCAAAAGGAATGAATCAAGGCGAAATGAAAGCACTCTTACACCATCGAGCGATCACGAATGTGATGGCCGCCTGTAACGAAAAAGATCTCAATTTTGACGGTGTGCTCATAGATCAATTCGTCACACCAAGTGGTTATTTTAAATACCTCTCAGAAAACGGGACAACATGGACAGCGAAAACACCCATTTACTTTGCAACGAAAGCTGAAAGTAAACATCCAGCAGTAGCTACTGCCTCCATTCTCGCACGCTATGCTTTCTTAAAAGAAATGGACACATTATCTAAAAAATTCGGTGTTACGATTCCAAAAGGGGCTGGCCCCCATGTAGACCTTGCCGCTAAAGAGATTGTCCAACAGTTCGGTAAAGAGACACTTTACTCTATAACAAAATGGCATTTTTCCAACACCCAACGCGCTTTAGCTCGTTAAGAACGCTCTTTTAAAAATAAACTAATATCATGATACCTTTCGCACTATGTACGTGATTTTTGACCATATAAAGTCACATAATATTATAAGGTAAGACAAAAAAAGGAAAGACCTCAGACTACCGTCACTCTGGAGAGTGGCTTCATCTGAGGTCTGTTTTGATTAATACACTCTAGGAACGGAGTATCGCACCCGTTTTTTCTTCTAAAGCTTGCAATACTTTGGTATGGACAGCTGTTACTTCATCATCTGTTAATGTTTTTTCAGGATCTTGATACTTTAAGGAAAAAGCCAATGATTTCTTTCCTTCTTCCAGGTGTTCACCTTGATAAACATCAAATACTTCTGCACGACGTAGTAAGCGACCACCAAATGCCATGATAACACTTTTTAGTTTTTCAGCTTGAACAGCTTCATCCACTACTAAGGCAATGTCTCTCTGAATTGCTGGATATCGCGGAATCGCTTCGTAACGAACCACATTCTCTGGTAAACTTAACAGGTATTGCAGGTTCAACTCAAACACGTAGGTTGCTGGTAACGACCACGCTTTCGCAACAGCTGGGTGGAGCTGACCGAGACTTCCAACTTCTTTATCATTGATTAAAAGTGTCGCGGTTCGACCAGGGTGCAAACCAGCTTTCTCAGCTTGCACGAATCGCACTTCTCCTGACACATGTAGCTCTTCTAATAACCCTTCGACAACACCTTTAATGACATAGAAATCCACTGGTTTCTTTTCGCCTTGCCAGCTATGTTCGTGCCACAGCCCCATAAAAGCCCCAGATAAAAATGTCTTCTCTTCTGGTTGAGTTGTGACTGTTTTTTCTTTTGTATGAAAAACAGATCCTATTTCATATAAATGCACGTCATAGACATTACGATTCTTATTATGGCTTAACGCATCTAGGAGATGAGGAAGAAGTGTCGTTCTCAGTGTACTTCTTTCTTCGCTCATCGGGAGAGCTACATTGACGCGTAAGCCTTCTGACTCTTTAAAATACGCTTCTTTTTCTGCTGTTGTTAATGAATAGCTCACCGCTTCATGAATACCTGCGCCTTCAAGGAAACGGCGCGCTCTTCTCTTCTGTCGTTGCTCCGTTGTAAGGCCACCCGGTGTGGCAGTTGTATTTGGCAACGTCACGGGAATATTATCATAGCCGTATAGACGAGCCACCTCTTCAATAATATCCGGTTTAATCGTGATATCTTGCCGTCTTGTCGGAACGTTAATAGCGAATGTTCCGCCTTCATAGTTATGGTTAAATTTCAATTGTGACAAAATAGTTGTGACATCGGCTTCTGTAAGTGATGTCCCTAAGACGCCATTGATTTTAGCGAGTGTGATGTCAACACGTCTTTCTTCTCGTGATAATTCATCAAATGCAACAGTTTCAGATAAGACTTCTCCTCCTGCCAACTGTTGAATGAGTGAAGCCGCTCTCTTTCCCGCTTCTGCAACCCGATTCGGATCAACGCCTTTCTCAAAGCGGATACTTGAATCACTTCGTAATCCAAGATCCTTTGAGGCTTTTCTCACCGTACTAGGGCTAAAATAGGCGGATTCTAACAAAATATTTACTGTCTCATCATTCACTTCTGATGTGGCTCCGCCCATTACTCCAGCGATAGCAACTGGAGATTTACCATTTGTAATGACAAGGTGTTCCCCTGTTAAAGTCCGTTCAGTTTCATCAAGGGTAACAATATGCTCACCTTCTGTTGCTCGTCGAACAACTACTTTTTCAGATCCAAAACGATCTAGATCAAAAGCGTGTAGCGGTTGACCATATTCTAGAAGGACATAGTTTGTCACGTCAACAACATTATTCAGAGGACGCACACCTGCATTCATTAAAGCTGTTTGTAGCCAGAGAGGTGATTCACTAATTTTTACTCCTGTGAGCACGGTTGCTCCATAGTAAGGGTTGTCACCATTTGCCTCAACATGAACAGCGATCCTATCAGACGCTTTTTCTTTAGCTGGAACAAGGGCAGGTTCAGGAACTTTCACGTCTCGCCCAAGGATCGCAGCTACCTCATAAGCAACTCCGAGCATACTCAAACAATCAGAACGATTTGGTGTAAGATCAAGTTCAAGCAGAGTATCATCAAGTCCAAGTGGTGGAAGAGCATCCTCGCCAGGAATCATTTCCTGGGGAAAGTTAAAAATACCCTCACTATATTTTTTAGGAACGACTTTCCCTTGGATTCCTAGCTCTTGTAAGGAACAAATCATACCTTCTGAAACTTCACCGCGCAATTTAGCCCGTTTAATTTTCATACCACCAGGAAGGCGAGCTCCTACTCGAGCTACTGCAACAAATTGTCCTTCCCCCACATTTTTAGCACCACAGACAATTTGAACAGGTTGTTCTTCTCCTACATCCACTTGACAGAGATTGAGTTTATCCGCTTCTGGATGTTTAACACACGTAAGTACTTTCCCAACTACAAGGTTGGTAATCTCCTCATTTAATGATTGAACAGCATCAACTTCAACACCGCTTCTCGTTAATTTTTCCGCGATGTCTGCTGGTGACAAATCATCAATTTCAACATAGTCTTTCAGCCATTTATATGATACTAACACAGCATTTCCTCCTTTAATAATGCGTCTCCTAATTATACTCGCGAGAACTGTGATAAAAAGCGGGTATCGTTCGTATAAAAATGGCGTATATCATCAACACCATATTTCAACATGGCAAAGCGCTCTACACCCATGCCAAACGCAAAGCCGGAATACTTCTCAGGATCAAACCCACCCATTCGCAAGACATTAGGATGCACCATTCCTGAACCAAGTACTTCTATCCACCCAGTATGTTTACATGTTCGACAGCCTTTTCCTCCACACATCGCACATGAAATATCTAACTCGGCTGATGGTTCAGTGAATGGAAAAAAGCTAGGTCGTAAACGGATATTTCTATCTTCACCGAAATATTCTTTCACGAATGTAGCAAAAATTCCTTTTAAGTCACTCATCTGAATACCTTCGTCAACGACAAGTCCTTCTATTTGCATAAATTGATGAGAATGCGTCGCATCATCCTCGTCACGGCGATAAACTTTTCCGGGGCAAATTATTTTAACTGGTCCTTTCCCTTCATGCTTTTCCATTGTTCTCGTTTGAACAGGCGACGTTTGCGTTCGAAGTAACAAATCACTCGTTATAAAGAAGGTATCTTGCATATCACGGGCCGGGTGATGTTTTGGCAAGTTTAATGATTCAAAGTTATAATAATCCGTTTCTACTTCTGGTCCTTCAGCAACGCTAAAGCCCATCCCCATAAAAACATCTTCAATAGTTTCGATAACTGATGTTAATGGATGACGGCCTCCTTTCGCTATTTGGCGACCAGGTAATGTTACATCAATGCTTTCTTTTTTCAGCTTTTCTAATAAAGCTGCCTCTTCAAATGCTTTTTCTTTTTCTTCAATATAATGTTGAACTGATTGTCTTACTTCATTAGCTTTTTGTCCTACTTTCGGCCGTTCTTCAGCTGAAAGCTTCCCCATTTCCTTCATAACCTCGGTGATGGGCCCTTTTT
The genomic region above belongs to Bacillus sp. A301a_S52 and contains:
- the polX gene encoding DNA polymerase/3'-5' exonuclease PolX, which translates into the protein MNKKDVLNALEQIAVYLEIKGENAFRVSAYRKAAQALERDERTLDEIEDPSTLNGIGKGTAAIIKDLKETGETALLTELAEELPDGLLPLLKLQGLGGKKIGKLYQQLGVIDAESLKKVCEEKQVRDLAGFGVKSEEKILAALADLGKRPERLTIAQVLPAAEDLKKRLASIEAVERFELAGSFRRGRETVKDLDFIISTDDPLNVGEELVAMPHVTEIIGHGETKVSVELTYGEIIVPVDFRMVKDESFATTLHHFTGSKDHNVLMRQRAKERGEKISEYGVEEEGTDKVHHFTTETAFFNHFNLPFIPPEIREGMGELEKAVQADKLINEDAIKGDLHMHTTWSDGAQSIEEMVAACQKKGYEYMAITDHSQYLKVANGLTVERLKRQHAEVRAINDKQDSFTVFTGIEMDILPDGTLDYRDDVLKEIDFVIASIHSAFSQDEEMIMKRLEAACRNPYVSMIAHPTGRLIGRRDGYPVNMNRLFELAAETQTILELNANPNRLDLSADRLKKAQESGVKICINTDAHRFDMLDHMSIGVKTARRGWLTDETVVNTWSAERFSKFIREKRQE
- a CDS encoding CvpA family protein, coding for MLSVILFLALIISFFIGFRRGLILQILHIGGLIISFVVAYLYYEEVAHYIRLWVPFPQLSDNSGLTLLVEAFNVEMVYYNGIAFVILFIIAKIIMQIVASLFDFIAHLPILNMLNGWLGGLLGFLEGLIIIVILLHLAALIQIDMIQAMLQNSSFAQMILDYTPIISNQLKELWIQGSHD
- the zapA gene encoding cell division protein ZapA, coding for MGEEREKNRTNVTIYNQPYTIVGDESSEHIQEVAALIDTKMKELKHHNPYLDSTKLAVLTAVNIGNDYLSILKKMEDEKKDED
- a CDS encoding ribonuclease HIII, translating into MSYEVINVSRKKLEEMKAHYRSSLKATAPQGAIFSAKTVGCHVTAYQSGKVLFQGKEASKEAVQWQNELSAHNQSLATSTTQKKHVDNHSYYPPNNLEELTILGSDETGTGDYFGPMTVACAHLTAEQIKIIDSWGVRDSKTIKDADIRYLAPKLLKECTYSLLVLKNDKYNEMQAKGMNQGEMKALLHHRAITNVMAACNEKDLNFDGVLIDQFVTPSGYFKYLSENGTTWTAKTPIYFATKAESKHPAVATASILARYAFLKEMDTLSKKFGVTIPKGAGPHVDLAAKEIVQQFGKETLYSITKWHFSNTQRALAR
- a CDS encoding phenylalanine--tRNA ligase subunit beta, which encodes MLVSYKWLKDYVEIDDLSPADIAEKLTRSGVEVDAVQSLNEEITNLVVGKVLTCVKHPEADKLNLCQVDVGEEQPVQIVCGAKNVGEGQFVAVARVGARLPGGMKIKRAKLRGEVSEGMICSLQELGIQGKVVPKKYSEGIFNFPQEMIPGEDALPPLGLDDTLLELDLTPNRSDCLSMLGVAYEVAAILGRDVKVPEPALVPAKEKASDRIAVHVEANGDNPYYGATVLTGVKISESPLWLQTALMNAGVRPLNNVVDVTNYVLLEYGQPLHAFDLDRFGSEKVVVRRATEGEHIVTLDETERTLTGEHLVITNGKSPVAIAGVMGGATSEVNDETVNILLESAYFSPSTVRKASKDLGLRSDSSIRFEKGVDPNRVAEAGKRAASLIQQLAGGEVLSETVAFDELSREERRVDITLAKINGVLGTSLTEADVTTILSQLKFNHNYEGGTFAINVPTRRQDITIKPDIIEEVARLYGYDNIPVTLPNTTATPGGLTTEQRQKRRARRFLEGAGIHEAVSYSLTTAEKEAYFKESEGLRVNVALPMSEERSTLRTTLLPHLLDALSHNKNRNVYDVHLYEIGSVFHTKEKTVTTQPEEKTFLSGAFMGLWHEHSWQGEKKPVDFYVIKGVVEGLLEELHVSGEVRFVQAEKAGLHPGRTATLLINDKEVGSLGQLHPAVAKAWSLPATYVFELNLQYLLSLPENVVRYEAIPRYPAIQRDIALVVDEAVQAEKLKSVIMAFGGRLLRRAEVFDVYQGEHLEEGKKSLAFSLKYQDPEKTLTDDEVTAVHTKVLQALEEKTGAILRS